A section of the Spirosoma pollinicola genome encodes:
- a CDS encoding 3-keto-disaccharide hydrolase: protein MLKKRNLNFIQLGLVLAVMTTATINTACVAQKKKDGFIQIFDGKTLKGWDGDPTYWRVENGNLVGEITPATLLKTNNFVIWRGGEPGDFEFKGEFNITEAGNSGINYRSDQLPDVPFALRGYQADIDGKIRYTGQNYEERKRTTLAYRGQKTTIPPYTGAATPEAVRANVKNNAWGGLTVTGSLGSSDSLKTFIKSEDWNTFRLVIKGNRLQHYINDVLMSDVTDEDTVNGKAKGLLGVQVHVGPPMKVQYRNLMLKQL from the coding sequence ATGCTTAAAAAAAGAAACCTCAACTTTATCCAGCTAGGGCTGGTACTGGCGGTCATGACAACTGCCACTATCAACACTGCCTGTGTTGCACAAAAGAAAAAAGACGGCTTCATTCAGATATTTGATGGCAAAACGCTCAAAGGTTGGGATGGCGATCCAACTTACTGGCGGGTAGAAAATGGGAATCTGGTTGGCGAAATAACACCGGCCACCTTACTCAAAACCAACAACTTCGTTATCTGGCGGGGTGGAGAACCCGGTGACTTTGAGTTTAAAGGCGAGTTCAACATTACAGAAGCGGGTAATTCCGGCATCAACTACCGGAGTGATCAATTACCTGATGTGCCATTTGCTTTGCGTGGCTATCAGGCCGATATTGACGGGAAGATTCGGTACACGGGTCAGAACTATGAAGAGCGGAAACGGACAACACTGGCTTATAGAGGGCAAAAAACCACAATACCACCTTATACCGGCGCAGCAACACCCGAAGCCGTGCGGGCCAATGTCAAGAACAACGCATGGGGCGGTTTAACCGTGACCGGCTCGCTCGGCAGCTCCGATTCGCTTAAAACATTCATCAAGAGTGAGGACTGGAACACATTCCGACTGGTCATTAAAGGAAACCGGTTACAGCATTACATCAATGATGTACTAATGAGCGATGTAACGGACGAAGATACCGTCAACGGTAAAGCAAAAGGTCTTCTGGGCGTTCAGGTACACGTTGGCCCACCCATGAAAGTGCAGTATCGTAATTTGATGTTAAAGCAATTGTAG
- a CDS encoding c-type cytochrome, translated as MLFTYKPAKLLLIVSAIALAGTSWVNMRGVPSETAKADNPKLDKLKLLPGFKAEHLYSPSDNKQGSWVSMAFDDKGRMITSDQYGFLYRLEIPPVGSGAQQPKIEKLKVGIVQPGDTTVGIGYAQGLLYAFNSLYVMVNNRVNKNFNKPTGLYRLQDKDGDDQFETITLLKELKGQEGEHGPHSMKLSPDGKSIYVVAGNHTDVPQMDAYRLPSNWKEDNLFPQIKDPRGHANDRMAPGGWIANIDPEGKHWELMGAGFRNAFDIAFNEAGDIFAYDSDMEWDFGLPWYRPTRICHVPSGAEFGWRTGNGKWLPASPDNLPPILNIGQGSPTNLLYVGNARFPERYRQSLLAFDWSFGIIYAVHLKPKGASYEAEREEFISGSPLPLTDGMIGPDGALYFLTGGRRLESDLYRITYTGTESVTPVAKAPVITKEHQLRTQLEEFHKGPNPAAVATAWPNLSHPDRFVRYAARIAVEHQPVAQWQDRVFTETDPQRITQGGIALARQGDAAQKSKLISSLLKINYDQLSESQQFDLCRAFELTFLRMGMPEGADRDKVVAYLNPHYPAKTALMNRGLSRVLISLEAPGVVNKTLALMDIKDEPGSKNLGLETSTASSDLILRNPQYGLDIASMLAKVPPLQQTFYAVMLSREDAGWTPELRNKYFSWFANAFKFQGGRSYVGFIDRARKLALAHVPKDQFDRYDKMSGAELLSKSGNDFVSDFSPKGPGRRWELDKAVAVVDSGLAGRDFETGKKIYSAILCSRCHSMGGTGGDIGPDLTQLGTRFSNKDILEAIINPDKAISDQYVSSIFTLKNGQSVLGRLVNEDKANYSISQNPFAPDDLRKVAKKDVVSKKNSTVSIMLPGLINSLNPNELKDLIAYLKSGGNQGNDVYKASSKGK; from the coding sequence ATGTTATTCACCTACAAACCAGCCAAGTTGCTGCTAATTGTTTCGGCCATTGCTCTGGCCGGAACATCCTGGGTCAACATGCGCGGAGTCCCATCCGAAACGGCCAAAGCAGACAACCCGAAACTTGACAAGCTAAAACTGTTGCCTGGCTTTAAAGCGGAACATTTGTATAGCCCTTCCGATAATAAACAGGGTTCCTGGGTATCGATGGCTTTTGACGATAAAGGCCGGATGATTACGTCTGATCAATACGGTTTTTTGTATCGGCTGGAGATACCGCCAGTTGGATCAGGAGCACAGCAACCTAAAATCGAAAAGCTGAAAGTTGGTATTGTTCAACCGGGCGACACTACGGTAGGTATAGGCTACGCGCAGGGCTTATTATACGCCTTCAATAGCCTCTACGTGATGGTGAACAACCGAGTGAACAAGAATTTTAATAAACCAACGGGATTATATCGCCTTCAGGATAAGGACGGTGACGATCAATTTGAGACAATAACCCTGCTGAAAGAGCTGAAAGGGCAGGAGGGCGAACATGGACCGCACAGTATGAAGCTGTCTCCCGACGGCAAGTCAATCTACGTTGTAGCTGGAAATCATACCGATGTGCCGCAAATGGATGCGTATCGCTTGCCATCGAACTGGAAAGAAGATAATCTGTTTCCGCAAATTAAAGATCCGCGTGGTCACGCCAATGACCGGATGGCTCCCGGTGGCTGGATAGCCAATATTGATCCCGAAGGAAAGCATTGGGAATTGATGGGTGCTGGCTTCCGGAATGCATTTGATATTGCCTTCAACGAAGCGGGCGATATATTTGCCTATGACTCAGACATGGAATGGGACTTTGGCCTACCCTGGTACCGTCCAACTCGTATTTGCCACGTGCCAAGTGGTGCTGAGTTTGGCTGGCGTACCGGCAATGGCAAGTGGCTTCCGGCCAGTCCAGACAATTTGCCGCCAATTTTGAACATTGGTCAGGGATCGCCAACGAACCTTTTATATGTTGGCAACGCAAGATTCCCCGAGCGATATCGCCAGTCTTTATTGGCATTCGACTGGAGTTTCGGTATTATTTACGCGGTTCATCTGAAACCTAAAGGCGCATCGTATGAAGCTGAACGGGAAGAGTTTATCTCCGGGTCTCCACTTCCGTTGACGGATGGCATGATTGGGCCTGATGGTGCTCTTTACTTCCTGACGGGTGGTCGTCGGCTGGAGTCTGACTTATACCGGATAACTTATACTGGCACCGAATCGGTAACGCCGGTTGCCAAGGCCCCTGTTATTACGAAGGAACATCAGTTAAGAACTCAGTTGGAAGAGTTTCATAAGGGACCTAATCCTGCTGCGGTTGCAACAGCCTGGCCCAACCTGAGCCACCCCGATCGGTTTGTGCGATATGCCGCCCGGATCGCGGTCGAACACCAGCCCGTTGCCCAATGGCAGGATCGTGTCTTTACCGAAACCGATCCGCAACGCATTACACAGGGTGGTATTGCACTGGCCCGGCAGGGAGATGCTGCGCAAAAAAGCAAGCTGATCAGCTCGTTGCTAAAAATAAATTATGATCAGCTTTCCGAGTCGCAGCAGTTTGATCTTTGCCGCGCTTTTGAGCTGACGTTCCTGCGGATGGGCATGCCGGAAGGCGCTGATCGGGATAAAGTAGTGGCGTATCTCAACCCGCACTATCCGGCAAAAACAGCCCTGATGAACCGTGGCCTCAGCCGGGTGCTTATCTCACTCGAAGCGCCGGGCGTAGTGAATAAAACGCTGGCTCTGATGGATATAAAAGATGAGCCCGGTAGCAAAAATCTGGGTCTCGAAACCTCGACCGCTTCGTCGGATCTTATCCTGCGCAACCCGCAATACGGTCTGGATATCGCCAGTATGCTGGCCAAAGTACCGCCATTACAACAAACGTTCTATGCTGTAATGCTTAGTCGTGAAGATGCTGGCTGGACACCTGAGCTTCGGAATAAATACTTTAGCTGGTTTGCTAATGCGTTCAAATTTCAGGGTGGTCGTAGCTATGTCGGCTTCATTGATCGGGCTCGTAAACTAGCGTTGGCGCACGTTCCAAAAGATCAATTTGATCGCTACGATAAAATGTCGGGAGCTGAGCTATTGTCTAAATCCGGTAACGATTTTGTCAGTGATTTTTCCCCTAAAGGCCCCGGTCGCCGATGGGAGCTGGATAAAGCCGTAGCGGTGGTTGATAGTGGATTAGCGGGCCGCGATTTTGAGACCGGCAAAAAAATCTACTCGGCTATTCTATGCAGTCGTTGCCATTCAATGGGTGGAACAGGGGGCGATATTGGTCCTGATCTGACACAGTTGGGTACTCGATTCTCCAACAAGGATATTCTGGAAGCGATCATTAATCCTGATAAAGCCATTTCTGATCAATATGTGTCGTCCATTTTTACGCTGAAAAATGGACAGTCTGTGCTAGGTCGCTTAGTCAATGAAGACAAGGCTAACTACTCGATTTCTCAAAACCCGTTTGCGCCGGACGATCTTCGGAAAGTGGCTAAGAAGGACGTTGTGTCAAAGAAAAACTCAACCGTTTCAATTATGCTTCCCGGCCTGATCAACAGCTTGAATCCTAATGAGCTGAAAGACTTGATCGCTTATTTGAAGTCGGGTGGAAATCAGGGAAATGATGTGTATAAGGCAAGCTCGAAAGGTAAATAA
- a CDS encoding RagB/SusD family nutrient uptake outer membrane protein has protein sequence MKRKHIATWLLAIALTGCSKDFLTVVPETALSSATFFKTEADFQQAVNGAYQPLRQIFNERAWVLEEMHSDNTYYARNTLYGAVDPTENVADFAVPTANGVTANDNVLVQYRLNYVIISRANQILSLIDGAGIAFASEASKNNLKGQALFLRAFCYFDLVRLFGKVPLHLVPITGREDAALPLATTDAIYAQIEKDALAASTALPNKATQEAGRATSGAAKTLLANLYITQKKWAQAETILKAVVANDGYALMPDYNDAFSFTSTNKNNKESIFEIQYMEGSAGYNGNQIYRFLPSPISATEIAPIVGTSNPQPTSQESNNIPTPDLIAAYEAGDKRKDISIGTITLSGSLRANKTYPYIKKYARPHSLNQNTGQNWPVYRYAEVLLFLAESLNEQGKTGEAAPYINQVRARAGLAATTASAQADMREAVFKERRVELAFENKRWFDLTRTGRVKEIIGAYGAKVKANPAAYYFPAGAVPPPNAFTVLDDYYGLPAVEAALTPNF, from the coding sequence ATGAAACGTAAACATATAGCGACCTGGCTTTTAGCAATTGCCCTGACCGGTTGCAGCAAAGATTTCCTGACTGTAGTTCCCGAAACCGCGCTGAGCTCAGCAACGTTTTTTAAGACCGAAGCTGACTTTCAGCAAGCTGTAAACGGGGCTTACCAACCCCTTCGGCAGATATTCAACGAGCGTGCCTGGGTTTTGGAGGAAATGCACTCCGACAACACGTACTATGCCCGAAACACGCTCTACGGAGCTGTTGACCCAACAGAAAACGTAGCTGATTTTGCCGTTCCAACGGCTAATGGTGTAACCGCAAATGATAACGTACTGGTACAGTATCGCTTAAATTATGTGATTATTTCCCGGGCCAACCAGATTTTGTCGCTTATAGACGGTGCCGGAATAGCGTTCGCTTCAGAGGCTTCAAAAAATAATCTGAAAGGACAGGCTTTGTTTCTTAGAGCCTTTTGTTACTTCGATTTGGTGCGGTTATTTGGTAAAGTGCCTCTGCACTTAGTACCCATTACGGGTCGGGAAGATGCGGCCTTACCCCTGGCAACAACGGATGCTATCTATGCCCAGATCGAGAAAGATGCGTTAGCAGCCAGCACTGCTTTGCCAAATAAAGCTACTCAGGAAGCGGGTCGGGCCACGTCAGGAGCGGCCAAAACCCTTCTGGCGAATCTGTACATTACGCAGAAAAAATGGGCACAGGCAGAAACAATACTGAAAGCAGTAGTAGCCAATGATGGCTATGCATTGATGCCTGATTATAACGACGCGTTTTCGTTCACGAGCACCAATAAGAATAATAAGGAATCCATTTTTGAGATTCAGTACATGGAGGGCTCAGCCGGGTATAACGGTAACCAGATTTACCGCTTTCTACCCTCGCCGATTTCCGCTACCGAAATAGCACCCATTGTTGGTACATCGAACCCGCAGCCTACGTCTCAGGAAAGTAACAATATTCCCACGCCGGATCTGATTGCTGCTTATGAAGCTGGTGATAAGCGGAAAGATATTTCCATTGGTACGATAACACTGAGCGGAAGTCTGCGGGCAAACAAAACGTATCCATATATCAAAAAATACGCCCGTCCCCATTCGCTGAATCAAAATACAGGTCAGAACTGGCCCGTTTATCGCTACGCCGAGGTGCTGCTATTTTTGGCGGAGTCGTTAAACGAACAGGGCAAAACGGGTGAAGCGGCTCCCTATATCAATCAGGTACGCGCCCGCGCCGGGTTAGCTGCTACAACGGCATCGGCGCAGGCCGATATGCGGGAGGCTGTCTTCAAAGAACGTCGCGTTGAACTGGCCTTTGAAAATAAACGCTGGTTCGATCTAACCAGAACGGGTCGTGTAAAAGAGATTATTGGTGCATATGGTGCCAAGGTGAAAGCCAATCCGGCAGCGTATTATTTCCCGGCCGGAGCTGTTCCGCCACCAAATGCCTTCACTGTTCTGGATGATTATTATGGACTTCCAGCAGTTGAGGCAGCATTAACGCCTAATTTTTAG
- a CDS encoding SusC/RagA family TonB-linked outer membrane protein — translation MKRLYQLVTLSMVAGSLTSFAQQPKEIQQNGRLPELIALNTPLRVKEVSADITVSGKVTDEKGDGLPGVSVVVKGSTQGATTDGVGSFRIAVPNANSILVFSFVGYAKKEVTVGNQTAITVALSPDDQTLNEVVVVGYGSQLKKEITGAVQTVSAAEIKDIPVSQIGQKLQGRLAGVQINQATGKPGQGISIRIRGQVSVSAGSDPLYVIDGFPITGNIAQLNPDEIEDISVLKDAASTSLYGSRAANGVVLITTKKGKPGQTNISFSAFAGVQKVPVRGRVKMLNAVEFAQFKKEYYEDQGQAVPAEFQNPSQYEGKNNDWYDALLRQAPLQSYNLSISNNTGKANTSLVAGIFNQEGVVLNNKYKRYSLRLNSNYNISDRVTIGFNVAPSYVYDNTPRTDGDRGTGILFNALHTWPVMPIYDANGDLTKFNQFPASTGNIFQYPNWVRAANELINETKNTNLLANAYIQYRPITGLTLRSTMNIEYQNSKFFFFNPSTATNAINVPIPTTAVSIRQGLENTSWLNENLATYTRSFNDHNFELLAGFTNQYYRQEFNRIQADTYADDRLPTIQGALNINRGGTNNGINQWTLTSYLSRLTYNYKGKYLFTAAVRTDGSSRFGANNQFGTFPSASVGWVLSDENFMKTVLPVSFAKVRASYGVIGNNNIGNYTSYALVNNTTNAVFGSTVATGAVVTSLANPNLGWETTKQFDIGLDLGLLNDRIQFIYDFYTKRTTNLLYNVQIPQESGFGFFSDNIGEIKFWGHEFSLTTKNSVGKLKWTTNANISFNRNLVVSLAPGIDRVYGGTGFHITQVGKPFGQFYGLVKEGYYTSAEELRTSPIIPGRSAIGTIKFKDINGDGIITNGGDADDRTILGSPFPKFTYGITNDLKYGNFDFSITGSGSYGNQLWVRHLYSTANLDAVFNMVEGVKDRFRVQNTLINGVGVATNVITQGAGQFGATNNGGNYTGIERDWHSSQFLADASFFTIKNITLGYNIGAVNKLFKSARVYASAQQVYIFTKYWGGPNPETSGNGAGDGPGDNLSQGVDFSNYPVPRTYTLGVNLNF, via the coding sequence ATGAAAAGACTTTATCAATTAGTCACACTCAGTATGGTAGCGGGCTCGCTCACAAGCTTTGCCCAACAGCCCAAAGAAATTCAACAAAATGGACGATTGCCGGAGTTGATAGCCCTGAATACTCCATTGCGAGTAAAGGAAGTATCAGCAGATATTACTGTATCGGGTAAAGTGACCGACGAAAAAGGCGATGGACTCCCGGGAGTAAGCGTAGTAGTGAAAGGGTCTACACAAGGGGCTACTACAGATGGTGTTGGCAGTTTTCGGATTGCTGTACCCAACGCCAACTCAATACTGGTGTTTAGTTTTGTAGGCTATGCTAAAAAAGAAGTTACAGTAGGTAATCAAACAGCTATAACCGTTGCCCTTTCTCCCGACGATCAAACCCTGAACGAAGTTGTTGTGGTTGGTTATGGTAGCCAGCTGAAAAAGGAAATAACCGGTGCTGTTCAGACAGTAAGCGCAGCAGAAATTAAAGATATTCCTGTATCGCAGATCGGACAGAAATTGCAGGGTCGTTTGGCGGGTGTGCAAATTAACCAGGCCACCGGTAAGCCTGGTCAAGGTATTAGCATCCGGATTCGGGGTCAGGTGTCGGTTTCGGCTGGTAGTGACCCGCTTTATGTAATTGACGGGTTCCCGATAACAGGGAACATTGCCCAGCTTAACCCCGATGAGATCGAAGATATTTCGGTGTTAAAAGATGCTGCTTCTACATCGCTGTACGGTTCGCGGGCGGCTAACGGTGTCGTGCTGATTACTACTAAAAAAGGGAAACCTGGTCAGACAAACATCAGCTTCAGCGCATTTGCCGGCGTACAAAAAGTACCTGTGCGGGGGCGTGTGAAAATGCTGAACGCCGTTGAGTTCGCGCAGTTCAAGAAAGAATATTACGAAGATCAGGGCCAGGCGGTACCCGCTGAATTCCAGAATCCTTCGCAGTATGAAGGGAAAAACAACGACTGGTATGATGCGCTACTGCGTCAGGCTCCTCTGCAAAGTTATAATCTGAGTATTTCCAATAATACAGGAAAAGCCAATACATCGTTGGTAGCCGGTATTTTCAATCAGGAAGGAGTAGTACTGAACAACAAATATAAACGGTACTCGCTGCGCCTTAACTCAAATTACAATATATCAGATCGGGTAACGATTGGCTTCAACGTAGCGCCTTCATACGTGTACGACAATACACCCCGCACAGATGGTGACCGGGGAACCGGTATTCTGTTTAACGCGCTGCACACCTGGCCAGTTATGCCCATTTACGATGCCAATGGAGATCTGACCAAATTCAACCAGTTTCCTGCCAGTACCGGTAATATTTTTCAGTACCCAAACTGGGTGCGAGCTGCTAACGAACTGATCAACGAAACCAAGAATACAAACCTGCTAGCGAATGCCTACATACAATACCGGCCAATCACTGGGTTAACCCTCCGGTCGACGATGAATATCGAATATCAGAATTCTAAGTTCTTCTTCTTTAATCCATCGACGGCTACTAATGCTATCAATGTGCCGATACCTACCACGGCAGTTTCGATTCGTCAAGGTCTGGAGAATACATCGTGGTTAAACGAAAACCTGGCTACCTATACCCGTAGCTTTAATGATCATAACTTTGAGTTGCTGGCTGGTTTTACAAATCAGTACTATCGGCAGGAGTTCAATCGTATCCAGGCCGATACCTATGCCGATGATCGGCTTCCTACCATTCAGGGAGCGCTCAATATAAACCGGGGCGGTACCAATAATGGCATTAACCAATGGACATTAACATCTTACCTGTCTCGGTTGACCTATAACTACAAAGGGAAATACCTGTTTACAGCGGCTGTTCGGACAGATGGATCCTCTCGATTTGGTGCGAATAACCAGTTTGGTACGTTCCCATCGGCTTCGGTAGGTTGGGTGCTTTCGGATGAGAACTTCATGAAAACAGTGTTGCCCGTTTCGTTTGCTAAAGTCCGGGCAAGCTATGGTGTAATTGGTAACAACAACATCGGTAACTATACATCCTACGCGCTGGTTAATAACACAACAAATGCCGTATTTGGGAGCACGGTCGCTACGGGGGCTGTCGTTACGTCGCTGGCTAACCCTAATTTAGGATGGGAAACGACCAAGCAATTTGATATAGGGCTTGATCTGGGCTTACTGAACGACCGTATCCAGTTTATCTACGATTTTTATACGAAACGTACGACGAACTTGCTCTACAATGTACAGATTCCACAGGAGTCTGGATTTGGGTTCTTCTCCGACAATATTGGCGAAATCAAGTTCTGGGGGCATGAATTCTCGCTGACAACCAAGAACTCAGTGGGCAAACTAAAATGGACAACCAACGCCAATATTTCATTCAACCGTAATCTGGTTGTCTCGTTAGCGCCAGGTATCGACCGGGTATATGGTGGTACAGGCTTCCACATTACACAGGTCGGCAAGCCCTTCGGCCAGTTCTATGGATTGGTTAAAGAAGGGTATTATACGAGTGCTGAAGAACTCAGAACGTCACCTATCATTCCGGGTCGTTCGGCCATTGGCACAATCAAGTTTAAGGATATCAACGGCGATGGCATTATTACGAACGGTGGCGATGCCGACGACAGAACCATTCTTGGCAGCCCGTTCCCAAAATTCACCTACGGGATTACAAATGACCTGAAATACGGCAACTTCGATTTCTCAATTACGGGTTCTGGTTCTTACGGTAACCAACTCTGGGTACGCCATTTATATAGTACGGCTAACCTTGACGCTGTGTTCAACATGGTTGAAGGTGTAAAAGACCGGTTCCGGGTTCAAAATACCTTGATCAACGGTGTTGGTGTCGCAACCAATGTAATTACCCAGGGAGCAGGCCAATTCGGGGCAACGAACAACGGGGGTAACTACACGGGTATTGAGCGCGACTGGCATAGTTCGCAGTTCCTGGCTGATGCGTCATTTTTTACGATCAAAAACATAACGCTGGGCTATAACATTGGGGCGGTTAATAAGCTCTTCAAGTCGGCTCGGGTATATGCGTCGGCTCAACAGGTCTATATATTCACGAAATACTGGGGTGGACCGAATCCCGAAACCAGCGGTAACGGTGCGGGCGATGGCCCTGGTGATAACCTGAGTCAGGGTGTTGATTTTTCGAACTACCCGGTTCCACGTACGTACACCCTCGGCGTTAACCTAAACTTTTAA
- a CDS encoding GntR family transcriptional regulator, with protein sequence MLYHIKINDYSNTPKYQQIYNSIVEGIENRDILPGAKLPSIHELCAEFDVSKGTIERAYELLKEKEIIGGVKGKGFYINYTPTGNNLKILLLFNKLSAHKKIIYDSFVELLGPGVAIDFFIYNNDFRLFRDLIHRQASNHTHYVIIGHFFEGGEKADELINNLPKHKLVILDKLLEGITGKYGAVFQNFERDLYQALTDALPLLRKYSTLCMLFPSYSYHPKAILNGFYNFCYEHGFKTRVINTVEDEVIQPQHAYINLMEEDLVELIKRIKKTPYIVGQEVGILSYNDTPLKEFLLDGITVISTDFAQMGRTAARLVLNASVEHIENPFNLIVRKSL encoded by the coding sequence ATGCTTTACCACATTAAAATCAACGATTATTCAAACACACCTAAGTACCAACAGATTTACAATTCTATTGTGGAAGGTATTGAGAACCGGGATATTCTGCCGGGTGCCAAGCTTCCTTCCATCCACGAACTTTGTGCAGAATTTGATGTATCCAAAGGCACGATCGAGCGAGCCTACGAACTCCTGAAAGAGAAAGAGATTATTGGGGGCGTTAAGGGAAAAGGATTTTATATCAACTACACGCCCACAGGAAACAACTTAAAAATACTCCTGCTATTCAACAAGTTAAGCGCCCACAAGAAAATCATCTACGACTCTTTTGTTGAACTCCTGGGGCCAGGTGTCGCCATTGATTTTTTTATTTATAACAATGACTTCCGGCTCTTCCGGGACCTAATTCACCGCCAGGCCAGCAACCATACGCATTATGTTATTATCGGTCATTTTTTTGAGGGTGGGGAAAAAGCTGACGAATTGATCAACAACCTGCCCAAGCACAAGCTGGTAATTCTGGATAAGCTGCTGGAAGGAATTACGGGCAAATACGGAGCCGTTTTTCAAAATTTTGAACGAGACCTTTATCAGGCACTGACCGATGCGCTCCCACTGCTTAGAAAATATTCTACCTTGTGTATGTTATTCCCGTCATATAGCTACCACCCGAAAGCCATTCTGAACGGATTCTACAATTTCTGCTACGAGCATGGGTTCAAAACGCGGGTTATCAATACCGTTGAAGATGAAGTCATTCAACCACAACATGCCTACATCAATCTGATGGAAGAGGACTTGGTGGAGTTAATCAAGCGCATAAAAAAGACGCCTTATATTGTTGGTCAGGAGGTAGGTATTCTTTCCTACAATGACACGCCCCTGAAAGAGTTTTTACTGGACGGTATTACGGTAATTTCGACCGATTTCGCCCAGATGGGCCGCACGGCAGCCCGCCTTGTTCTGAACGCCAGTGTAGAACATATAGAAAACCCATTCAACCTTATCGTAAGAAAGTCGCTTTAA
- a CDS encoding gluconate:H+ symporter has product MPLTISLLGILALIALISLVRIHAFLAFLAVSLGVGLALGLKPLALLDAIQKGIGGTLGSITAIIALGAMLGKLVAQSGAAQRIAVSIMSLVGTKHARWAFLVTGFIVGLPLFYSVGFMLLAPLVITVAYRYKLPALYIGLPMLASLSVTQGYLPPHPAPLAILKQFNADMGLTLFYGIIVSIPAILVSGALFGSTVKRYTTLPNPAFIAPDLPNDQMPSTLVSFLTVLLPILLIGFSTLASPLLPAGSVSQQVLLFVGEPVVSMFFAVLVASVTLGIWRGKSMSTVTAMLGESIKDVALLFLIFGGAGALKQVLTDGGVNQAVADLMRDSTLHPYILAWGMAALIRVCVGSSTVSGITTAGFVSPLLASSGVEPNLMVLSIGAGSMMFSHVNDTGFWLFREYFQLSMVDTLKTWSIMETLVSVSGLAGVMALNWLLG; this is encoded by the coding sequence ATGCCTCTAACCATTTCCCTCCTTGGCATTCTGGCCCTGATTGCGCTTATCTCGCTGGTTCGGATTCACGCTTTTCTCGCTTTTCTAGCGGTTTCGCTGGGTGTTGGGCTGGCTTTGGGATTAAAACCACTGGCTCTTCTGGATGCCATTCAGAAAGGCATAGGCGGTACGCTCGGCTCCATCACGGCTATAATAGCCCTAGGAGCGATGTTGGGCAAACTGGTGGCACAAAGTGGTGCTGCCCAACGAATTGCCGTCAGTATCATGTCGCTAGTAGGCACAAAACACGCTCGCTGGGCCTTTCTGGTGACGGGCTTTATTGTGGGTTTACCGCTCTTTTATTCCGTTGGGTTTATGCTGCTGGCTCCACTGGTTATTACAGTTGCCTATCGGTATAAGTTGCCCGCTTTATACATTGGCCTGCCCATGCTGGCGTCCTTGTCCGTCACGCAGGGCTACCTCCCGCCCCACCCGGCTCCGCTGGCAATTCTCAAACAATTCAACGCCGACATGGGCCTGACGCTCTTTTATGGCATCATCGTTTCAATTCCTGCCATTCTCGTCTCGGGTGCTTTGTTTGGTTCTACCGTAAAACGTTACACTACCTTACCAAACCCCGCCTTCATCGCCCCCGACCTGCCCAACGACCAGATGCCCTCTACGCTCGTGAGTTTCCTGACTGTTTTGCTTCCTATTTTATTGATTGGTTTTAGTACGCTGGCCAGCCCATTGTTGCCAGCCGGTTCGGTTAGTCAGCAAGTACTGCTCTTTGTGGGTGAACCCGTGGTGAGTATGTTCTTTGCGGTATTGGTGGCGTCGGTAACGCTGGGCATCTGGCGGGGTAAGTCCATGTCGACTGTAACCGCTATGCTCGGCGAATCCATCAAAGATGTAGCCCTGCTTTTTCTGATTTTTGGCGGGGCGGGGGCCTTGAAACAAGTACTGACAGATGGTGGGGTGAACCAAGCCGTTGCCGATCTGATGCGCGACTCCACATTGCATCCTTACATACTCGCCTGGGGCATGGCGGCCCTCATTCGCGTCTGTGTAGGCTCCTCGACCGTATCAGGAATAACCACCGCCGGATTTGTTAGTCCTCTGCTCGCTTCGTCGGGGGTAGAGCCGAATCTGATGGTGCTCAGTATCGGAGCCGGTAGTATGATGTTCTCGCACGTTAACGACACAGGTTTCTGGCTGTTTCGGGAGTATTTCCAACTTTCGATGGTCGATACGTTAAAGACGTGGTCCATTATGGAAACGCTGGTTTCGGTAAGTGGCCTCGCCGGTGTGATGGCGTTGAACTGGCTATTGGGCTAG